From a region of the Eretmochelys imbricata isolate rEreImb1 chromosome 6, rEreImb1.hap1, whole genome shotgun sequence genome:
- the FJX1 gene encoding four-jointed box protein 1, with product MKRPGRAGLGSLAALWLLVLGSLLGLWTGLQREQEQAAEQERRFPAGTAGRRQPQEQRGWGRGGTGDSAPDSRSAGQGESRGAQKTFRALLTLPAAGDRGEPLEGQKQPAEPREGPGQSSQPEPRPGQNLEPGSREPPAREAAADPASAVQGGIFWSQALEQQVPPGFDPEQAASWLETARAARVASLERGGCGRSSNRLARLSDGSRACVRYGINPEQIQGEALSYQLAELLGIRQRLPPMALALVEARGRQWGQVRDELRGSHWAEGAVVSLTQWVDNLTDVVAPAPWRSEAGSGRRLQPLAAGELGGLTQSQLVELVQWTDLILFDYLTANFDRLVSNLFSLQWDPRVMHRATSNLHRAPNGGLVFIDNEAGLVHGYRLLSMWDKYNEPLLRSVCIFREATAQRVRELHRLQNAASELLRLYRTHEPLSGRLGFLSEQQAQLLQGRIDFVHKHILHCKAMATSL from the coding sequence ATGAagcggccgggccgggccgggctgggctcGCTGGCCGCGCTCTGGCTCCTGGTGCTGGGCTCGCTGCTGGGGCTCTGGACCGGCTTGCagcgggagcaggagcaggcGGCGGAGCAGGAGCGGCGCTTCCCCGCGGGGACAGCCGGCCGGAGGCAGCCccaggagcagcggggctgggggcgcGGCGGCACGGGAGATTCGGCTCCCGACAGCCGCTCGGCGGGGCAGGGCGAGTCCCGCGGCGCCCAGAAAACTTTCCGAGCGCTGCTCACGCTGCCGGCCGCCGGGGACAGGGGCGAGCCcctggaggggcagaagcagcccGCGGAGCCCCGCGAGGGGCCCGGACAAAGCTCGCAGCCGGAGCCCCGGCCGGGGCAGAACTTGGAGCCTGGTTCCAGGGAGCCGCCGGCCCGGGAGGCTGCCGCGGACCCCGCCTCCGCGGTGCAAGGGGGCATCTTCTGGAGCCAGGCGCTGGAGCAGCAGGTGCCCCCGGGCTTCGACCCCGAGCAGGCGGCCTCGTGGTTGGAGACTGCCCGAGCGGCTCGCGTGGCCTCTCTGGAGCGGGGCGGGTGCGGCCGCAGCTCCAACCGGCTGGCCCGGCTGTCGGACGGGAGTCGCGCCTGCGTCCGCTACGGCATCAACCCGGAGCAGATCCAGGGCGAGGCGCTCTCCTACCAGCTGGCCGAGCTGCTGGGCATCCGGCAGCGCCTGCCGCCCATGGCCCTGGCCCTGGTGGAAGCCCGCGGCAGGCAGTGGGGGCAGGTGCGGGACGAGCTGCGGGGCTCGCACTGGGCCGAGGGGGCGGTGGTCAGCCTCACCCAGTGGGTGGACAACTTGACCGACGTGGTGGCCCCCGCGCCCTGGAGATCCGAGGCGGGGTCGGGCAGGAGACTGCAGCCTCTGGCGGCTGGGGAGCTGGGCGGCCTCACCCAGTCCCAGCTGGTGGAGCTGGTGCAGTGGACCGACCTGATCCTCTTTGACTATCTGACGGCCAACTTTGACCGGCTGGTCAGCAACCTCTTCAGCCTGCAGTGGGACCCCAGGGTGATGCACCGGGCCACCAGCAACCTACACCGGGCACCCAACGGGGGCCTCGTCTTCATAGACAACGAGGCGGGCCTGGTGCACGGCTACAGGCTCCTCTCCATGTGGGACAAGTACAACGAGCCCTTGCTCCGCTCCGTGTGCATCTTCCGGGAGGCCACTGCCCAGCGGGTGCGGGAGCTGCACCGCCTGCAGAACGCAGCCTCGGAGCTGCTGAGACTCTACCGGACTCACGAACCCCTCTCCGGCCGGCTGGGCTTCCTGTCCGAGCAGCAGGcgcagctgctgcagggcaggataGACTTTGTTCACAAGCACATTTTGCACTGCAAAGCCATGGCCACTTCACTGTGA